In Lineus longissimus chromosome 7, tnLinLong1.2, whole genome shotgun sequence, a genomic segment contains:
- the LOC135490767 gene encoding constitutive coactivator of PPAR-gamma-like protein 1 — protein MGVQSLLHYIETVCPNACQLVDLLEISRGSISAAAKRARAAPSSGLCLVIDAETCLDRLYGGFYSDWVCGGQWNRMLQFLVNLVQVCKNAQLYLVVFFNGAVELQQLGEWAKTQVENRDKASKIFRHVHLKGTPPPKVWWLPPTCVRTCLRMAFRDLGVTVASSMDDHRQEVIAYLRENGFDGLLAQEADYAIFDPPRFFSAHCLKLKFSGNLMTKEFVMDEVAKQLDLHPNRFCVFGALLGNHILTEEDLREFFCQLLNKNPREWNIELHDKDIIPAVVQYVRRLDSVDDLEAVGRQVFSPTQTDLKNKMKRLQQSVQYYLNGTAEGFLKYLPKTHGVFPEQKSPSKDPGSYPAERPSEASKAYEEQLSEAESVYIQGESGYAMPQTPSIVIEPPSQVRIERPQKELKAEALHGKIKKIESEREEDPDKPSGSARPKLSDPHKLSSISSSSSSSNSSSPNRLSPEASLPGMKISSKLSGAAHKTSAEKLAEAGVGPLLVSPEIMRIASERHQKGLMSPFIYQVLTQGEVKIDVALEDERCKDLPPAVDFFRPIRQSMYGILFNSNAGQSKRVQRGKCSPEVVVKEWVVRPGCDMATPELVHGTTLDWSSQVPTVKRLWLGQLVEDKNRRLRAFLSCMGGDYSPLMLNTSYVPQHLLILCCVLRFMMMNKDSCLLRKHELDAFLAQSVSRHLHTYHLRQEIQLPSIQPRGMHLGTLFMSGVEAAIYANDVCGAPIPWSMCCPWRFFDGKVFHYKLIKASSGAPLVDICEGQVEMVMAVERMRQAIMEGVSFEFAKPTFGAGGPPSHGSGHYEYQPAGSSPHQTPPRSRPGFGRARGGGASTYDPRGGELQVAGVVVGSWAGGGQGRRGSPVGLTQPIPPSIGRAKRGGYGMQMPPMRGRGAPPPHFGHPMFMPHTPPGYMGRGRGVFRGTGPARYLGRPRSSSPRRGRGGGSSRGRGSTVEAPDGSGSIYVSQLSTEESYRDVEGDTSLTLEVHPGPSSGSDSSPHAGHSPDSGIHVPRTTPGDVD, from the exons ATGGGTGTTCAGAGCTTGCTGCACTACATAGAGACTGTTTGTCCGAACGCCTGTCAGCTGGTGGACCTGCTCGAAATTTCCCGGGGTTCCATTTCTGCAGCAGCCAAGAGGGCACGAGCTGCCCCTTCATCAGGCTTGTGTTTGGTCATTGATGCAGAGACGTGCTTAGACCGTTTGTATGGAGGGTTCTACTCCGATTGGGTCTGTGGAGGACAGTGGAATCGCATGCTGCAATTTCTTGTAAATCTGGTGCAAGTGTGCAAAAATGCACAGCTATATTTGGTTGTGTTTTTTAACGGTGCTGTCGAACTGCAGCAGCTTGGTGAATGGGCCAAAACCCAAGTTGAAAACCGCGACAAGGCATCCAAAATATTCCGCCATGTTCATCTAAAAGGGACGCCACCACCCAAAGTATGGTGGTTGCCACCGACTTGTGTACGGACATGTTTACGGATGGCGTTTCGTGACCTCGGTGTGACAGTTGCTTCCTCAATGGATGATCACAGACAGGAGGTTATTGCATATCTTCGGGAAAACGGGTTCGACGGACTGTTGGCTCAGGAGGCTGACTATGCCATTTTTGATCCTCCACGCTTTTTCTCAGCCCACTGCCTAAAGCTCAAGTTTAGTGGAAATTTGATGACCAAGGAGTTTGTCATGGACGAGGTCGCAAAACAGTTGGATTTGCATCCAAACcgtttttgtgtttttggtgcTCTGCTTG GTAATCACATCTTAACAGAAGAAGATCTTAGGGAATTTTTCTGTCAACTTTTGAACAAAAATCCGAGAGAATGGAACATAGAG ctTCATGACAAGGACATCATTCCAGCTGTGGTTCAGTATGTGCGCCGTTTGGACTCCGTGGATGATTTGGAAGCAGTTGGTCGGCAGGTCTTCAGCCCAACCCAAACTGActtgaaaaacaaaatgaaacgaCTACAACAGAGTGTGCAGTATTACCTCAACGGAACCGCTGAAGGTTTTCTCAAGTACCTCCCTAAAACGCATG gtgtTTTTCCAGAACAAAAAAGCCCATCCAAGGACCCTGGGAGTTACCCTGCTGAGAGGCCAAGTGAGGCCAGCAAGGCTTACGAG GAGCAACTCTCCGAGGCCGAGTCTGTTTACATCCAAGGAGAATCAGGTTATGCCATGCCCCAGACACCCTCCATAGTCATTGAACCCCCTAGTCAAGTGAGGATAGAAAGGCCCCAGAAGGAATTGAAGGCTGAAGCACTCCATGGAAAGATTAAGAAGATCGAGTCTGAACGAGAGGAAGATCCAGACAAACCTTCAG GGAGTGCTCGTCCAAAACTTAGTGATCCACACAAACTAAGCTCCATCTCCAGTTCATCATCAAGTAGTAATTCATCTAGTCCAAACCGACTTAGTCCAGAAGCTTCTTTGCCAGGCATGAAGATATCAAGCAAG TTGTCTGGTGCTGCTCACAAGACAAGTGCTGAGAAGTTAGCCGAGGCTGGAGTTGGGCCACTTTTAGTATCGCCAGAAATCATGAGAATAGCCAGTGAAAGACATCAGAAAGGTTTGATGAGTCCATTCATCTACCAAGTTTTGACACAG GGTGAGGTGAAGATAGACGTTGCATTAGAAGATGAGAGATGTAAAGATCTACCACCAGCAGTTGACTTTTTCCGCCCAATACGCCAGAGCATGTATGGCATTTTGTTCAACAGCAATGCCGGACAATCTAAAAgagtgcagagaggcaagt GTAGCCCCGAGGTTGTTGTGAAAGAGTGGGTTGTGCGGCCAGGCTGTGATATGGCAACACCTGAACTAGTCCACGGAACAACGCTAGACTGGTCTTCACAGGTACCAACGGTGAAGCGGCTTTGGCTTGGTCAACTAGTCGAGGACAAGAACAGAAGACTCCGTGCATTCCTTAGTTGTATGGGTGGAGATTACTCGCCACTGATGTTAAATACGTCCTACGTGCCGCAGCATTTGCTTATCCTGTGTTGTGTTTTACG ATTCATGATGATGAATAAAGACAGTTGTCTCCTTAGGAAACATGAACTTGATGCATTCCTTGCACAGAGTGTCTCGCGCCATTTACACACATATCACCTTCGCCAAGAAATCCAG TTGCCCAGTATACAGCCTCGTGGCATGCACTTAGGCACCCTGTTCATGTCCGGAGTGGAAGCCGCCATCTATGCCAATGATGTCTGTGGGGCACCAATTCCATGGTCGATGTGTTGTCCCTGGAGGTTCTTTGATGGTAAGGTGTTCCATTACAAGTTAATCAAAGCCAGCAGTGGTGCTCCCTTGGTGGATATCTGTGAAGGACAG GTGGAGATGGTGATGGCTGTTGAGAGGATGCGACAAGCCATAATGGAGGGTGTGAGTTTCGAATTTGCCAAGCCAACATTTGGTGCTGGTGGACCCCCATCTCATGGTAGTGGTCACTATGAGTACCAACCGGCTGGATCATCCCCTCATCAGACCCCACCAAGATCAAGGCCTGGATTTGGTAGAGCCAGGGGAGGGGGAG CATCGACATATGACCCCAGGGGTGGAGAACTGCAGGTTGCTGGAGTGGTGGTTGGGAGCTGGGCCGGTGGTGGTCAGGGACGTCGAGGTTCCCCAGTTGGATTGACTCAGCCAATCCCACCTAGTATTGGGAGGGCAAAGCGTGGAGGGTACGGCATGCAGATGCCTCCGATGAGAGGTAGAGGGGCCCCACCGCCACACTTTGGCCATCCAATGTTCATG CCTCATACTCCACCTGGCTACATGGGAAGGGGACGTGGTGTGTTCAGGGGTACTGGACCCGCACGCTATCTTGGCAGACCAAGGTCATCTTCACCGAGGAGAGGCAGAGGAGGTGGCAGCTCTCGAGGACGAGGTTCTACAGTTGAGGCACCCGATGG GTCTGGGTCCATCTATGTTAGTCAGTTGAGCACAGAAGAGTCATACAGAGATGTGGAGGGTGACACTAGTCTAACTCTTGAAGTTCATCCTGGTCCAAGCAGCGGATCGGACAGTTCCCCGCACGCTGGTCACAGCCCTGACAGTGGGATCCATGTTCCGAGGACAACACCTGGTGATGTCGACTGA
- the LOC135491474 gene encoding Krueppel-like factor luna translates to MVQNVNISSATITISLPSVSLVLENFVVSLEFHLFWLGRDFIIMTTDWVSRNFGNEDFIPLSSSIEREQWTLQRLNSSGEESDATDGSSSPASCWSTEAIDDELYLEYLFSQGLADSIEKPNPVSNEIVKTSSPQVSAFCDSYCASVFNEKHSGHFTTTEDVFHNNNDLVVLGVGLKNLMQAQSVNSQQPNYRQQLNKLSQAQLKAQKLKSCANLSDLLYNCNSVRTTVSVNCKHNPLMSSAAGIRAGTPSNVMEMLHTIRLRAPRQTNRAGSAKEKAEDKIYHCTYPNCQKVYSKSSHLKAHLRRHTGEKPFVCTWPACGWKFSRSDELARHKRSHSGIKPYQCKICEKRFSRSDHLSKHLKVHRKR, encoded by the coding sequence ATGGTTCAAAACGTAAACATCTCGTCTGCTACTATAACAATCAGTCTTCCGTCAGTAAGTTTAGTCCTTGAGAATTTTGTTGTGTCTCTGGAATTTCATCTGTTCTGGCTTGGCCGCGacttcatcatcatgaccacAGACTGGGTTTCGAGGAACTTCGGAAACGAGGACTTCATCCCTCTAAGTTCCAGTATCGAAAGGGAACAGTGGACTTTACAGCGGCTGAACTCCTCTGGAGAGGAAAGTGATGCGACCGACGGCAGTTCGAGCCCGGCGTCATGCTGGAGTACGGAAGCAATTGACGACGAACTTTACTTGGAGTATCTTTTCTCACAAGGATTAGCCGATTCTATTGAAAAACCGAACCCCGTGAGTAATGAAATAGTTAAAACATCCAGCCCACAAGTAAGTGCATTTTGTGATAGTTACTGTGCTAGTGTCTTCAATGAAAAACATTCGGGCCATTTTACAACAACCGAGGACGTTTTCCACAACAATAATGACTTGGTTGTGCTTGGTGTAGGATTGAAAAACCTTATGCAAGCGCAAAGCGTGAATTCTCAACAACCAAACTACAGGCAGCAGTTAAACAAGTTGTCACAAGCACAATTAAAAGCCCAAAAACTAAAATCGTGTGCTAATTTGTCTGATTTGTTGTACAACTGCAATTCAGTGAGAACTACTGTGTCGGTGAACTGTAAGCACAACCCTTTAATGTCGTCTGCTGCTGGAATTCGAGCAGGGACTCCGTCCAATGTCATGGAGATGCTGCATACGATCAGACTTAGGGCGCCAAGACAGACGAACCGCGCGGGCAGCGCAAAGGAAAAAGCTGAAGACAAGATCTATCACTGTACGTACCCGAACTGTCAGAAGGTTTACAGCAAAAGTTCGCATCTAAAAGCGCACCTTCGAAGACATACCGGTGAGAAACCGTTCGTCTGCACGTGGCCGGCTTGCGGGTGGAAGTTCTCCCGGTCTGACGAACTTGCGCGGCACAAACGGTCACATTCTGGAATAAAGCCATATCAGTGTAAAATCTGCGAGAAGAGGTTCTCTCGGTCGGACCATTTGTCGAAACATTTGAAGGTTCACAGGAAAAGATAA